A genomic stretch from Candidatus Omnitrophota bacterium includes:
- the rfbB gene encoding dTDP-glucose 4,6-dehydratase, with product MTSLLVTGGAGFIGSNFIQYMLSAYEDVHIINLDKLTYAGNLENLRAIERDPRYCFFQGDIADKQLVMDLLSRKEVNAIVNFAAETHVDRSISRPDDFLKTDVIGTFNLLEAARQCKVERFVQISTDEVYGPVFAEPMKEDSPMRPSSPYSASKGGGELLCRAYCVTYGLSAIVTRAANNYGPYQYPEKLIPLFITNAMENEPLPVYGKGDQMREWLYVEDHCRAIDLVLKNGVAGEIYNVGGYAEERNIAVAEKILELMKKPKDLLSFVEDRPGHDFRYAIDSGKIKALGWEPAVSLEEGLAKTVSWYKKNKEWWKKIKGPEFKAYYKKQYGGRLKPPGGGQ from the coding sequence ATGACAAGCTTATTAGTAACGGGTGGAGCGGGGTTTATCGGTTCCAACTTTATACAATATATGCTTTCCGCCTATGAGGATGTTCATATTATCAATCTCGACAAACTGACCTACGCCGGGAATCTGGAGAATCTTCGCGCCATCGAACGCGATCCCCGCTACTGCTTCTTTCAAGGCGACATCGCCGACAAACAGTTAGTCATGGACCTCCTCAGCCGCAAGGAAGTGAACGCCATTGTCAATTTTGCGGCGGAAACGCATGTCGACCGTTCCATCAGCCGCCCAGACGATTTTCTTAAAACCGACGTGATTGGAACCTTCAACCTCCTGGAAGCGGCGCGCCAATGCAAAGTTGAGCGTTTCGTACAGATCAGCACCGACGAAGTTTACGGTCCCGTCTTCGCCGAACCGATGAAAGAAGACAGCCCCATGCGTCCCTCTTCGCCCTATTCGGCGAGCAAAGGCGGCGGCGAGCTCCTCTGCCGCGCCTATTGCGTAACTTACGGCCTGAGCGCCATCGTCACCCGCGCCGCCAATAATTACGGCCCCTATCAGTATCCCGAAAAATTGATTCCTCTCTTCATCACCAACGCCATGGAAAACGAACCGCTTCCCGTATACGGAAAGGGCGATCAAATGCGGGAATGGCTTTACGTGGAAGATCATTGCCGGGCCATCGACCTGGTTCTGAAAAATGGCGTTGCCGGCGAAATCTACAATGTCGGCGGATATGCGGAAGAACGGAATATCGCCGTGGCGGAAAAAATCCTGGAATTGATGAAAAAGCCGAAAGACTTGCTCTCGTTCGTGGAAGACCGGCCGGGCCACGATTTCCGCTACGCCATCGACAGCGGCAAGATCAAAGCCCTGGGCTGGGAACCCGCCGTATCCCTTGAGGAAGGTCTCGCTAAAACCGTCTCCTGGTATAAGAAAAACAAAGAATGGTGGAAGAAAATTAAAGGGCCGGAATTCAAGGCTTATTACAAAAAACAATACGGCGGCCGTTTGAAGCCGCCGGGAGGCGGACAATGA
- a CDS encoding pitrilysin family protein produces the protein MTTTLNGNPLLPYTEIRLPSGFTLVHKELRMAPIIAIDMWIGTGAVHDPEPHLGLSHFYEHMFFKGTERFGVGVMDRIITSLGGYNNAATSLDYTHYYVVLPSFGWKTALEVMIDSLRHPLFDPEEIERERSVVLEEIKRSEDNPWSKIYDEFTSLAFSRCPYRRNVLGTQDSLQTITRDSFNDYLRNRYHPKNVTISIVGDIGLQETQDELNRLLGDFVQEAPSEANRAWDVINAPSEIVIERDVNQSYLLIGYPTPKLLGTSREYALDILSMILGEGRSSRLHRRLNDELGIVSSIGCDAWNLTHAGLFMIEAVTEPSKIPQVEAEIESELKKAREKITEEELEKSKSMSRADFAFSNEKMISIAHTYGYGRITEGIDYAVHYQEEIEKVTLQDLAEVYDRYLSPQRRCRGLLLPKHP, from the coding sequence ATGACTACGACTCTTAACGGAAATCCTCTTCTTCCCTATACCGAAATCCGCCTGCCCAGCGGCTTTACACTCGTCCACAAGGAACTGCGCATGGCGCCTATTATCGCCATTGACATGTGGATAGGAACCGGCGCCGTTCACGATCCCGAACCGCATCTGGGACTTTCCCATTTCTACGAGCACATGTTTTTCAAGGGAACGGAACGTTTCGGCGTTGGCGTCATGGATCGGATCATCACTTCCCTCGGCGGTTACAACAACGCCGCCACCTCGTTGGATTATACCCATTACTATGTCGTGCTCCCCAGTTTCGGTTGGAAGACTGCGCTGGAAGTGATGATCGATTCTTTGCGCCATCCCCTCTTCGATCCGGAAGAGATCGAACGGGAGCGCTCCGTGGTTCTGGAAGAGATCAAGCGCAGCGAGGACAATCCCTGGTCGAAGATTTACGACGAATTCACCAGTTTGGCTTTTTCCCGCTGCCCGTACCGGCGCAACGTGCTGGGAACGCAGGACTCGCTGCAAACGATTACGCGCGATTCCTTCAACGATTATTTGCGCAATCGCTATCATCCCAAAAACGTTACGATATCCATCGTGGGCGATATTGGATTGCAAGAGACGCAGGACGAGCTGAACCGTCTGCTTGGCGATTTCGTCCAAGAAGCGCCGTCCGAAGCGAATCGCGCTTGGGACGTCATTAACGCTCCTTCCGAAATCGTCATTGAAAGAGACGTAAACCAATCCTATCTTCTTATCGGCTACCCTACGCCAAAGTTATTAGGAACTTCTCGCGAATACGCTCTGGATATCCTTTCTATGATATTGGGCGAAGGGCGCTCATCCCGTTTGCACCGGAGGCTGAACGATGAATTGGGCATCGTTTCTTCGATCGGCTGCGACGCCTGGAACCTGACTCACGCTGGACTGTTTATGATTGAGGCCGTGACGGAACCTTCCAAGATTCCGCAAGTGGAAGCGGAGATCGAAAGCGAATTGAAAAAAGCGCGGGAAAAGATTACGGAAGAGGAATTGGAAAAAAGCAAGAGCATGTCGCGCGCCGATTTTGCTTTCTCCAACGAAAAAATGATCTCGATCGCCCATACTTACGGTTATGGCCGCATCACGGAAGGGATCGATTACGCCGTGCATTACCAGGAAGAAATTGAAAAAGTTACTCTCCAGGATTTAGCGGAGGTTTACGATCGCTACCTTTCGCCGCAGAGGCGATGCCGGGGTTTGTTGCTTCCGAAACATCCATAA
- a CDS encoding sugar phosphate nucleotidyltransferase: protein MKGVITAGGLGTRLLPMTRVTNKHLLPVYDRPMIFYPIQTLLQAGIEDIMIITGGNHAGDFLPLLGNGKEFGLKRLHYTYQDREGGIAEALALTRDFVGGDRAVVMLGDNIIEKNIVPFVKEFEKQERGAKILLKEVEHPEQYGVPKIENGRIVEIQEKPKYPPSRYAVTGIYMYDAQVFEIVDSLEPSARGELEITDVNNAYLRQGTLTFDYLEGWWADCGETRQSLHEAGCLIARTGANNLD from the coding sequence ATGAAAGGCGTAATTACGGCGGGAGGTCTTGGAACCCGGCTGTTGCCGATGACGCGTGTGACCAATAAACACTTGCTGCCCGTCTACGACCGGCCGATGATCTTCTATCCCATCCAAACCCTACTTCAGGCGGGGATCGAAGATATCATGATCATCACCGGCGGCAACCATGCAGGCGATTTCCTGCCCTTGCTGGGCAATGGGAAAGAATTCGGCTTGAAGCGCCTTCATTACACCTACCAGGATCGCGAAGGCGGCATTGCTGAAGCGCTGGCGTTAACCCGCGATTTCGTCGGCGGCGACCGCGCCGTCGTCATGCTGGGCGACAATATCATCGAAAAAAATATCGTTCCCTTTGTGAAGGAATTCGAAAAACAGGAGCGCGGGGCCAAAATCCTGCTGAAAGAAGTGGAGCATCCCGAACAATACGGCGTTCCCAAAATCGAGAACGGACGCATTGTGGAAATTCAGGAAAAACCGAAATATCCCCCCTCGCGATACGCCGTTACCGGGATATACATGTATGACGCCCAGGTCTTCGAAATCGTCGATTCGCTGGAGCCGTCGGCTCGGGGCGAGTTGGAAATTACGGACGTGAACAACGCCTACCTGCGTCAGGGAACCCTTACCTTCGATTATTTGGAAGGATGGTGGGCCGATTGCGGAGAGACGCGCCAATCGCTGCACGAAGCGGGATGCCTTATCGCCCGAACCGGCGCCAATAATTTGGACTAA
- a CDS encoding ABC transporter permease: protein MKSANKSITDFSEGKDRSTAFLPVRWIRSIAGVLNDLASNPIILQEFVKQLRSGRFFVMLAFILGAGTLAVALFWQTPNYNNYPAGRRLFSALVAGETLAALLMLPAMMAHSLIVERDRDTLPLLLATPLGPGRIILGKLLSTLGIMLLLIAATYPLIGVCLARGGVAPWEVLASAIFLIYLSFVLACFAAYHALASTTIFRAIFTTQATLFLFFASLGFALVFASGILYGFCLAAMRVLGFILPLGKYIPMMSKILLILFGGVGFIVLTSIPVWLLSQARKRLQTLEPKTPSIWTLEIHPSFQYGQVVEEEKKVTLRSRWLLREGGNPFYLRERLGYSAAHTPFTIPSWYLIALASHILFILTPIEQGRWVAAAVLLFSAQFAPIYAGTLFAGEKEIGTWDLLLTTISRSRTLLNGKMLGALHQAGLRTAAMFYPPFILAAILTKILSAQGSDIHGPTFFLLAAFTVIIGTQTLFLIAMTSYLSLRFERVNRVLLWSWILFIGYCAAPYLLAPIAIQNGYHGIGFFLYALSPLHLILSISSLWETHWEIILIYFFVFMAGGGIFYRLSLHYLKNSR from the coding sequence ATGAAATCGGCGAATAAATCTATAACGGATTTTTCCGAAGGAAAAGATCGATCGACGGCTTTTCTCCCCGTCCGTTGGATTCGTTCCATTGCCGGCGTTTTGAACGATCTCGCCTCGAATCCCATTATTCTCCAGGAATTCGTCAAGCAATTGCGCAGCGGCCGTTTTTTCGTCATGCTGGCGTTTATTCTCGGCGCGGGAACCTTAGCCGTAGCCTTATTTTGGCAGACTCCCAATTACAACAATTATCCCGCAGGTAGAAGACTGTTCTCGGCGCTGGTCGCGGGAGAGACGCTCGCCGCTCTATTGATGCTGCCCGCCATGATGGCTCATTCCTTGATCGTGGAGAGAGACCGTGACACTCTTCCCCTGCTGCTCGCGACGCCGCTTGGCCCAGGCCGCATCATCCTGGGGAAATTGCTATCCACGCTGGGGATCATGCTCCTTTTAATCGCAGCCACGTATCCATTAATCGGAGTTTGTCTGGCGCGAGGAGGCGTGGCGCCTTGGGAAGTGCTGGCGAGCGCCATTTTCTTGATCTATCTCAGCTTCGTTCTCGCCTGCTTCGCCGCTTATCACGCCCTGGCTTCCACAACGATATTCCGGGCCATTTTCACTACGCAGGCGACTTTATTTCTTTTTTTCGCATCCTTGGGTTTTGCGCTGGTTTTCGCTTCCGGGATTCTATATGGTTTTTGCTTGGCGGCGATGCGGGTATTGGGTTTTATCCTGCCGTTGGGAAAATATATCCCGATGATGTCGAAAATCCTGCTTATTCTATTCGGCGGCGTTGGATTCATCGTTCTAACGAGCATCCCTGTATGGCTGCTGTCTCAAGCCCGCAAACGGCTGCAAACGTTGGAGCCGAAAACCCCCTCTATCTGGACCCTTGAGATCCATCCCTCGTTTCAATACGGCCAAGTCGTGGAGGAAGAAAAAAAAGTTACCTTGCGCTCTCGATGGCTTCTTCGAGAGGGAGGCAATCCTTTTTACCTGCGGGAACGGCTCGGCTACAGCGCCGCGCATACGCCGTTTACGATTCCCTCCTGGTATCTGATCGCTCTGGCTTCCCACATCCTATTCATCCTGACGCCTATCGAGCAGGGGCGATGGGTTGCTGCCGCCGTTTTATTGTTTTCGGCGCAGTTTGCTCCGATCTATGCGGGAACCTTATTTGCGGGGGAGAAAGAGATCGGAACCTGGGATTTACTGTTGACAACGATAAGCCGTTCGCGGACGCTGTTGAACGGCAAAATGCTAGGAGCGTTGCATCAAGCCGGATTGCGCACGGCGGCTATGTTTTATCCGCCGTTCATCCTGGCGGCGATTCTAACCAAGATTCTCTCGGCTCAAGGCAGCGACATCCACGGCCCGACGTTTTTCTTGCTCGCCGCGTTCACAGTCATTATCGGGACGCAAACGTTGTTCCTAATCGCCATGACGTCCTATCTATCGCTCCGTTTCGAGCGGGTCAACCGAGTTCTTCTTTGGAGTTGGATTCTTTTCATCGGCTATTGCGCTGCTCCGTATCTCTTGGCGCCGATAGCGATTCAAAACGGCTATCATGGCATCGGCTTTTTTCTCTATGCTCTGAGTCCTTTGCATCTTATTCTTAGCATAAGCAGCCTATGGGAAACGCATTGGGAAATCATATTGATTTACTTCTTCGTTTTTATGGCGGGCGGCGGGATTTTTTATCGATTGAGTCTGCATTATTTGAAAAATAGCCGTTAA
- the trxA gene encoding thioredoxin codes for MAQEISGSNFNSEVLQSTAPVLLDFSATWCGPCQKIAPIVDELAKDFSGRAKVFKVDVDNNQELASQYGIMSVPTLMIIKGGEVVNKWIGFTPKATLSEALEATISS; via the coding sequence ATGGCTCAAGAGATCTCGGGAAGTAATTTTAATTCGGAAGTACTGCAATCCACGGCGCCCGTCCTTTTGGATTTCAGCGCGACATGGTGCGGGCCGTGCCAAAAAATCGCTCCCATCGTAGACGAACTCGCAAAAGATTTTTCGGGGCGCGCCAAAGTGTTCAAAGTGGATGTAGACAACAATCAAGAACTGGCCTCCCAATATGGGATCATGAGCGTGCCTACTCTCATGATTATCAAGGGGGGCGAGGTTGTCAACAAGTGGATCGGCTTTACGCCGAAAGCAACGCTCTCCGAAGCGCTGGAAGCGACAATCTCTTCTTAA